In a genomic window of Epinephelus lanceolatus isolate andai-2023 chromosome 3, ASM4190304v1, whole genome shotgun sequence:
- the LOC117256012 gene encoding polycomb complex protein BMI-1-like: MDKMQPNRIKITDLNPHLTCPLCAGYLIDATTIVECLHSFCKTCIVAFLETNKFCPRCDVQVHKTCPQLSIRADKTLQDIVYKLVPGLFKDEMKRRRDFYAENRVLEPGEVVETFNIAEDEIISLSIQFYERNKNNERQHPEMEGDKSNGKRFLQCPAAMSVMHLAKFLRSKMDIPNNYRVEVLYGDEPLKDYYTLMDIAYFYEWRRTGPIPLQYLVKPTRKRRRPSQSAAQGHSDGVNTSPTSESDSQSDKVHSPAAAQPPRASTQSSPASHNLSPAIQSSNGTTVPNNTQRHTLASKQGANARKVTVNGTSSGAGKEEVRGGDKSGLPPTT, translated from the exons ATGGATAAAATGCAGCCAAACCGGATTAAAATCACAGATCTGAATCCACACCTCACATGCCCACTGTGCGCTGGTTACTTAATTGATGCTACAACCATCGTAGAGTGCCTGCACTCCT TTTGTAAAACTTGCATCGTTGCCTTCCTGGAGACAAATAAGTTCTGCCCTCGATGTGACGTTCAGGTTCACAAGACATGTCCACAGCTCAGCATCAG AGCAGACAAAACTCTACAAGATATTGTATATAAGCTTGTTCCAGGGTTATTCAAAG ATGAGATGAAACGGAGGCGGGACTTCTACGCAGAGAATCGTGTGCTGGAACCAGGGGAAGTGGTGGAGACGTTCAACATAGCAGAGGATGAAATCATCAGTCTGTCTATACAGTTCTATGAGAGGAACAA AAATAATGAGAGGCAACATCCAGAGATGGAAGGAGACAAG TCCAACGGTAAACGCTTCCTGCAGTGCCCAGCAGCCATGTCCGTCATGCACTTAGCGAAGTTCCTCCGAAGCAAGATGGATATTCCCAACAACTATCGG GTGGAGGTGTTGTATGGAGATGAGCCCTTGAAGGACTACTACACACTAATGGACATCGCCTACTTCTACGAGTGGAGAAGA ACTGGACCCATCCCTCTGCAGTATTTGGTCAAACCCACCCGGAAGCGTAGGAGGCCGTCCCAGTCTGCCGCCCAGGGCCACTCTGACGGCGTCAACACCAGCCCGACGTCAGAGAGCGACTCCCAGAGCGACAAAGTCCACAGTCCTGCTGCAGCCCAGCCTCCCCGCGCCTCCACACAGTCCAGCCCCGCGTCCCACAACCTCTCCCCCGCCATCCAAAGCTCCAACGGTACCACTGTGCCCAACAatactcagcgacacaccctcGCCTCCAAACAGGGCGCCAACGCTCGGAAGGTGACTGTCAATGGTACAAGCTCTGGGGCTGGCAAAGAGGAGGTGAGGGGAGGCGACAAAAGCGGTTTGCCCCCGACGACCTAA
- the LOC117255506 gene encoding phosphatidylinositol 5-phosphate 4-kinase type-2 beta, translating into MSSNCTSAAPVSASKTKTKKKHFIGQKVKLFRASEPILSVLMWGVNHTINELSNVPVPVMLMPDDFKAYSKIKVDNHLFNKENLPSRFKFKEYCPMVFRNLRERFCIDDQDYQNSLTRSAPLNSDSQGRFGNRFLSSYDHRFVIKTVSSEDIAEMHNILKKYHQFIVECHGNTLLPQFLGMYRLTVDGVETYMVVTRNVFSHRLTVHRKYDLKGSTVSREASDKEKAKELPTFKDNDFLNEGQKLQIGDDNKKYFLEKLKRDVEFLATLKIMDYSLLVGIHDVERAEQEEMDVEGVGEEEEYENDGMGGGVLTGSFGTPPDSPGNPLNCGGFFGPGEFDPSVDVYAIKSQDSAVKKEVYFMAIIDILTHYDAKKKAAHAAKTVKHGAGAEISTVNPEQYSKRFYEFMSNILS; encoded by the exons ATGTCATCCAACTGCACCAGTGCAGCGCCTGTCAGCGCTAGCAAAACCAAGACGAAAAAGAAGCATTTTATAGGACAGAAAGTGAAATTATTCCGTGCAAGTGAGCCCATCCTCAGCGTTTTAATGTGGGGGGTCAACCATACG ATTAACGAGTTAAGTAATGTGCCTGTACCAGTAATGCTGATGCCAGATGACTTTAAAGCCTACAGTAAGATCAAAGTGGACAACCACCTATTTAACAA agaaaacctGCCTAGTCGCTTTAAGTTCAAAGAATACTGTCCCATGGTGTTCAGAAACCTGAGGGAGAGGTTCTGCATCGATGACCAGGACTACCAG AACTCTCTGACAAGGAGCGCCCCACTCAACAGCGACTCCCAAGGTCGCTTTGGCAACCGCTTCCTGTCCAGCTACGACCACCGTTTTGTAATTAAAACAGTGTCCAGTGAGGACATTGCAGAGATGCACAACATCCTAAAGAAATATCATCAG TTTATCGTGGAGTGTCATGGCAACACGCTGCTCCCTCAGTTCCTGGGCATGTACAGGCTAACAGTGGACGGTGTGGAGACGTACATGGTGGTGACCCGGAATGTATTCAGCCATCGCCTCACTGTTCACCGCAAATATGACCTGAAG GGTTCGACGGTCTCAAGGGAAGCCAGCGACAAGGAGAAG GCTAAAGAACTCCCCACCTTTAAAGACAATGACTTCCTGAATGAAGGCCAGAAGTTGCAGATAGGAGATGACAACAAGAAGTACTTTTTGGAGAAGCTAAAACGGGACGTAGAG ttcCTGGCCACCCTCAAGATCATGGACTACAGTCTCCTGGTGGGAATCCATGATGTGGAGCgagcagagcaggaggagaTGGACGTGGAGGGcgtgggagaggaggaggagtacgAGAACGACGGGATGGGCGGAGGCGTGCTCACCGGCTCCTTCGGCACGCCTCCCGACAGCCCTGGAAACCCTCTCAACTGTGGAGGATTCTTTGGCCCCGGGGAGTTTGACCCCTCTGTGGACGTTTACGCAATCAAGAGCCAGGACA GTGCTGTGAAGAAGGAAGTTTACTTCATGGCTATCATCGACATCCTCACGCACTATGACGCTAAGAAAAAAGCTGCACATGCTGCCAAAACTGTGAAACACGGG gcgGGGGCCGAGATCTCGACAGTGAACCCGGAGCAGTACTCCAAACGATTCTACGAGTTCATGTCCAACATCTTATCATAG
- the psmb3 gene encoding proteasome subunit beta type-3, with translation MSIMSYNGGAVMAMRGKNCVAIAADRRFGIQAQMVTTDFQKVFPMGDKLYIGLAGLATDVQTVAQRLKFRLNLYELKEGRQIKPKTFMSMVSNLLYERRFGPYYIEPVIAGLDPKTSEPFICSLDLIGCPMVTEDFVVSGTCSEQMYGMCESLWEPDMEPEDLFETISQAMLNAVDRDAVSGMGVVVHVIEKDKITTRTLKARMD, from the exons ATG TCTATTATGTCCTATAACGGAGGGGCCGTCATGGCCATGCGGGGGAAGAACTGTGTGGCAATAGCAGCTGACCGGAGATTTGGCATTCAGGCTCAGATGGTCACCACAGACTTCCAGAAGGTGTTTCCCATGGGAGATAAGTTGTACATCGGGCTGGCTGGACTTGCCACTGATGTTCAGACAGT AGCCCAGAGGCTTAAATTCAGACTTAACCTGTACGAGCTGAAGGAGGGTCGCCAGATCAAGCCTAAGACCTTCATGAGCATGGTGTCCAACCTGTTGTATGAAAGGAG ATTTGGCCCATACTACATCGAGCCTGTGATTGCCGGACTAGATCCCAAAACCTCAGAGCCATTCATCTGCTCCTTGGATTTGATTGGCTGCCCCATGGTGACAGAAGACTTCGTTGTGAGCGGCACCTGCTCGGAGCAGATGTATGGCATGTGTGAATCTTTGTGGGAGCCAGACATG GAACCAGAGGACCTGTTTGAGACCATCTCCCAGGCTATGCTGAATGCAGTTGATAGAGATGCAGTGTCTGGTATGGGAGTCGTCGTACACGTCAT TGAGAAAGACAAGATCACCACACGAACCCTGAAAGCCAGGATGGATTAG
- the cwc25 gene encoding pre-mRNA-splicing factor CWC25 homolog has protein sequence MGGGDLNLKKSWHPQTMKNIERVWKAEQKHEAERKKIEELQKELKEERAREEITRFAEEAGSIKKKDDRLDWMYQGPAGQVSRDEYLLGRPIDKQITDQYEEPESGPSAETGLLPGSIFNPTAPASSLDLAAKIREDPLFEIRKREEEKKREVLTNPVKMKKIKEMLRQNLDKKDKKKKRKKDKKEKKDKERRKEERKYKRRSSSSDEEDEKKHRSHSRDESSDTKSRSHHVPGYGLQFPAGRHHQSSASSNHSGRRERSRSRSPHRNNRESHVHSSSSHRGDRKVEPRASSPQKERYQRQRHHVSKKLSAEELERKRQEMMSQAKQREEDRENNVKRYKRQDEQEKQREQNVKHDRHAGFIHNMKLESAATSSLEDRVKRNIHSIQRTTATMDNFMKR, from the exons ATGGGAGGCGGCGATCTG AACTTGAAAAAGAGCTGGCATCCCCAGACTATGAAAAATATTGAGCGTGTTTGGAAAGCTGAACAGAAACATGAGGCTGAACGCAAGAAGATTGAGGAGCTCCAGAAAGAACTGAAGGAGGAACGAGCCCGAGAAGAGATAACAAGATTTGCAGAGGAAGCTGGCTCCATCAA aaagaaagatgaCCGCCTGGACTGGATGTACCAGGGCCCTGCTGGCCAGGTGTCCAGAGATGAGTACCTGCTGGGACGTCCCATTGACAAGCAGATCACCGACCAATACGAGGAGCCCGAGAGCGGTCCATCAGCTGAGACTGGCCTCCTGCCTGGGTCCATTTTCAATCCCACAGCTCCTGCCTCAAGCCTCGACCTGGCTGCTAAGATCAGGGAAGATCCCCTGTTTGAAATCAG gaaacgtgaagaagaaaagaagagagaggTCTTGACTAATCCAGTGAAGATgaagaaaattaaagaaatg CTGCGCCAAAATCTCGACAagaaagacaagaagaagaagaggaagaaggacaaaaaggagaagaaagacaaagagagaagaaaggaggagaggaagtaCAAGAGGAGGAGTTCGAGCTCAGATGAGGAAGACGAGAAGAAACACAG GTCACATTCACGAGATGAATCTTCAGACACCAAATCTCGTTCCCATCATGTTCCGGGCTATGGTCTACAG TTCCCCGCTGGCAGACATCACCAGTCCTCAGCTTCCTCCAATCACTCAGGGCGCCGTGAGAGGAGCCGCTCCCGATCGCCTCACAGGAACAACAGGGAGAGTCACGTCCACTCCTCTTCCTCGCACAGAGGAGACAGGAAGGTTGAGCCCAGAGCTTCCAGTCCACAGAAGGAGCGTTACCAGAGACAGAGGCACCATGTGTCCAA GAAGCTCTCTGCAGAAGAGCTGGAGCGTAAGAGGCAGGAGATGATGAGCCAGGCcaagcagagggaggaggacaggGAGAATAATGTGAAGAGATACAAGAGGCAAGACGAGCAGGAGAAGCAGCGGGAACAAAATGTCAAGCATGACCGTCATGCTGGCTTCATTCA TAACATGAAGCTGGAGAGTGCTGCCACCTCGTCATTAGAGGACAGAGTGAAGAGGAACATCCACTCCATTCAGAGGACGACAGCCACAATGGACAACTTCATGAAGAGATGA